Proteins encoded together in one Janthinobacterium tructae window:
- a CDS encoding BlaI/MecI/CopY family transcriptional regulator, whose amino-acid sequence MLKNTSTPHPTAAELDLLRILWRRGPSDARAVYDALAEERADASYATVLRQLQLMHGKGLLSRDESQRPQLYAAVDAQEKLQTSLLKDLIGKVFSGSGKALVLTALREHVSDAERLEIEKILRSKDGKAP is encoded by the coding sequence ATGTTAAAAAATACCTCCACTCCCCATCCCACGGCCGCCGAACTGGACCTGCTGCGCATCCTGTGGCGGCGCGGTCCGTCCGATGCCAGGGCCGTGTACGACGCCTTGGCCGAAGAGCGTGCCGACGCCAGCTACGCCACCGTGCTGCGCCAGTTGCAGCTGATGCATGGCAAGGGACTCTTGAGCCGCGATGAAAGTCAGCGGCCGCAGCTGTATGCGGCCGTCGACGCGCAGGAAAAGTTGCAAACGAGTTTGCTCAAGGATTTGATCGGCAAGGTGTTTTCCGGTTCCGGCAAGGCGCTGGTGCTGACGGCGCTGCGCGAGCACGTGAGCGACGCGGAGCGCCTGGAAATTGAAAAGATCCTGCGCAGCAAGGACGGCAAGGCGCCATGA
- a CDS encoding M56 family metallopeptidase, with protein MNLDMRLGIELGKLVPALGWVLLYFVWQGVIVGAVSAVLLWLLRHASARWRYAVCALALLLCLCIPTIHLLSLLSGTSLAQLPMAAPPAWRAALQAWMPALVLAWSAGVGLMSLRLCLGLAWVGRLRRQAVAAPAIWQARLDALALRMGLHRRLPLKLHAGLASPVTVGFWRPVILLPAALLSGMPVALLEALLAHELAHVRRWDYLVNLLQSVAEALLFFHPVVWWLSARMRAEREQVADALAAQALQDPQQLATALHALSLHTAAPQHSGLLMSARGGALLTRIERLMAPGPDTAGWKLAVPALLLACATLLLQVQGKPAVSGATLAEAAVAMLDLPVSAKHMLVFDDSTGQVLMAKDADAVVPIASITKLMTAMVVLDAGLDPDEQLRIVRADGDASLQRHSLLADGVAVSRGALLQLALLPSENRAAAALARTYPGGSAAFQQALQAKIRHLGLHRTTLLDPVGSSPTNTSTASEVAKIVAAAARYPDIARITSHPQASVAVNGKVRTLRNTNPLVGGKGWDIVLSKTGSSHEAGSCLTMRMRSGGKHVTVVLLDADGAQRRSLDAGHIRDTLADRTGRMH; from the coding sequence ATGAACCTGGACATGCGCTTGGGCATCGAGTTGGGCAAGCTTGTCCCGGCGCTGGGCTGGGTCTTGCTGTATTTTGTCTGGCAGGGCGTGATCGTCGGCGCCGTCTCCGCTGTACTGCTCTGGCTGCTGCGCCATGCCAGCGCGCGCTGGCGCTATGCCGTCTGCGCGCTGGCACTGCTGCTGTGCCTGTGTATTCCCACCATCCATCTGCTGTCTCTGCTGTCCGGCACTTCACTGGCCCAGCTGCCGATGGCTGCGCCGCCCGCCTGGCGCGCCGCACTGCAAGCGTGGATGCCGGCCCTGGTGCTGGCCTGGAGCGCCGGCGTTGGCCTGATGAGCTTGCGCCTGTGCCTGGGCCTGGCCTGGGTCGGCAGGCTGCGGCGTCAGGCCGTGGCCGCCCCGGCCATCTGGCAGGCGCGCCTCGATGCGCTGGCGCTGCGCATGGGCTTGCACCGGCGGCTGCCGCTGAAGCTGCATGCTGGCCTGGCCAGTCCCGTCACCGTGGGCTTCTGGCGCCCCGTCATCCTGCTGCCGGCCGCCTTGCTGAGCGGCATGCCCGTCGCCTTGCTCGAAGCGCTGCTGGCGCATGAACTGGCGCACGTGCGGCGCTGGGATTACCTGGTCAATCTGTTGCAAAGCGTGGCCGAAGCGCTGCTGTTCTTCCACCCCGTCGTCTGGTGGCTGTCGGCGCGCATGCGGGCCGAACGGGAACAGGTGGCCGACGCGCTGGCTGCGCAAGCGCTGCAAGACCCGCAGCAGCTGGCCACGGCCCTGCATGCGCTATCGCTGCACACGGCCGCGCCGCAACATTCCGGCTTGCTGATGTCGGCCCGCGGCGGGGCGCTGCTGACGCGCATCGAACGCCTGATGGCCCCCGGCCCCGACACGGCCGGCTGGAAACTGGCCGTGCCGGCCTTGCTGCTGGCCTGCGCCACCTTGCTGTTGCAGGTGCAGGGCAAGCCTGCCGTCAGCGGGGCGACCCTGGCCGAGGCCGCCGTCGCGATGCTGGACTTGCCCGTCAGCGCGAAACACATGCTGGTATTTGACGACAGCACGGGCCAGGTTCTGATGGCGAAAGATGCGGATGCCGTCGTGCCCATCGCCTCGATCACCAAGCTGATGACGGCCATGGTGGTACTGGACGCGGGACTCGATCCCGATGAACAGCTGCGCATCGTGCGGGCCGATGGGGATGCTTCGCTGCAGCGCCACAGCCTGCTGGCCGATGGCGTGGCCGTGTCGCGCGGTGCGCTGTTGCAACTGGCGCTGCTGCCATCGGAAAACCGCGCCGCCGCCGCGCTGGCGCGTACCTATCCCGGCGGCAGCGCGGCGTTTCAGCAGGCACTGCAGGCAAAGATCCGGCACCTGGGCTTGCACCGCACTACCTTGCTGGACCCGGTCGGCAGCTCGCCCACGAATACGTCCACGGCCAGCGAGGTGGCGAAGATCGTCGCGGCGGCCGCGCGCTATCCGGACATCGCGCGCATCACCAGCCACCCGCAGGCCAGCGTGGCCGTCAATGGCAAGGTCCGTACCTTGCGCAACACCAACCCGCTGGTGGGCGGCAAGGGCTGGGACATTGTGCTGTCCAAGACGGGCAGCAGCCATGAGGCCGGCAGCTGTCTGACCATGCGCATGCGCAGCGGCGGCAAGCACGTCACCGTGGTGTTGCTGGACGCCGACGGCGCGCAGCGGCGCTCGCTCGACGCCGGCCACATCCGCGACACCCTGGCCGACAGGACTGGCCGCATGCACTGA